One genomic region from Salvia hispanica cultivar TCC Black 2014 chromosome 2, UniMelb_Shisp_WGS_1.0, whole genome shotgun sequence encodes:
- the LOC125205355 gene encoding exportin-2-like encodes MAVEWNAETLQFLSQCFINTLSPLPEPRRHAEAALAEAADRANYGLAVLRLVAEPAVDEQIRQSAAVNFKNHLKARWAQNPDDPDRVVVPDTEKDQIKGLIVRLMVTATPKIQAQLSEALTVIGNHDFPKQWRALLPELVVTLDELSQANDYVSVNGVLATVDSLLKKFRYEYTTNDLLLDLKYCLDNFARPLLEVFQRTARYLDHAVASGSANASVLKGYIESQTLCCWIFHSFNYMDLPEFFEDHMNEWMVEFNKYLTMKYPALEDSGSEGLAVVDDLRAVVCENISLYTKRDEETFQRYLAGFVEAAWGLLVATSNSSSREGLTVTAIKFLTTVSTSFHHTLFARDDILQQICQSIVIPNVMLRDEDEELFEMNYIEFIRRDMEGSDLETRRRIACELLKGIALNYKERVAEKVSAQIQSLLASFSQNPAVNWKHKDCAIYLVVSLATKKASGTSISTDLVDVESFFGSVIVPELRSQDVDGFPMLKAGSLKFFTMFRNQIPKAVAVSLLPDVVRFLVSESNVVHSYAASCIEKLLLVKDEGGRARYSAEDISPFLLALMTNLFGALQKPESEENHYVMRCIVRVLGVANISHEVALPCINGLATVLKRVCENPKNPDFNHHLFDSVALLIRRACEQDPSIISAFETSLLPILQVILSRDITEFFPYAFQLLAQLVDFNRSPLPANYMDIFAILLLPDSWKKSANVPSLVRLLQAFLRKAPHELNQQGRLSNILGIFENLVSSRSTAEQGFYVLNTVIENLGYDVVSAYISHIWFTLFQRLQNNKTIKMVKSLIIFMAIFLVKHGPEKLVGSMNAVQPDVFFQILEKVWIPDLKSITGSMELKLTSVASTRILCESLSPSHSERWGKMLDSIVTLLSRPEEDRVEEEPEELDFSETIGSNAARFQLRNAGRKDEDPLPDIKDPKQFLVASLANFSARSPGTLPQIIAGNLDSANQAALLQLCSSYNLTIV; translated from the coding sequence ATGGCAGTGGAGTGGAACGCCGAAACCCTACAATTCCTGTCCCAGTGTTTCATCAACACACTCTCGCCGCTTCCAGAGCCCCGACGCCACGCGGAGGCTGCTCTGGCGGAGGCTGCCGATCGGGCTAACTATGGGCTGGCGGTTCTCCGGCTGGTAGCGGAGCCAGCTGTCGATGAGCAGATCCGCCAATCTGCTGCTGTTAACTTCAAGAACCACCTCAAAGCTCGCTGGGCGCAGAATCCCGACGATCCTGACCGGGTTGTCGTGCCTGACACGGAGAAGGACCAAATTAAAGGTTTGATAGTCAGGCTGATGGTTACTGCCACGCCTAAAATTCAAGCTCAGCTTAGTGAAGCTTTGACTGTGATTGGGAACCATGATTTCCCAAAACAATGGCGTGCTTTGTTGCCTGAATTAGTTGTGACATTGGATGAATTGAGTCAGGCAAATGATTATGTTTCAGTCAATGGAGTTTTAGCTACGGTTGATTCTTTGCTGAAGAAGTTTAGGTACGAGTATACGACAAATGATCTCTTGCTCGATCTTAAGTATTGTCTTGATAACTTTGCTCGCCCACTGTTGGAAGTGTTTCAGCGGACTGCAAGGTACCTAGACCATGCTGTGGCTTCTGGCTCTGCAAATGCTTCTGTTCTAAAGGGTTATATAGAGTCTCAGACATTATGTTGTTGGATTTTTCATTCGTTTAATTATATGGATTTACCAGAGTTTTTTGAGGATCATATGAATGAATGGATGGTTgagtttaataaatatttgacaatGAAATATCCTGCTTTAGAAGATAGTGGAAGTGAAGGGCTTGCGGTAGTTGATGACTTGAGAGCTGTGGTTTGTGAGAATATTAGCCTGTATACgaagagagatgaggagacGTTTCAGAGGTATTTGGCTGGGTTTGTGGAGGCTGCGTGGGGACTCTTAGTGGCCACCTCGAATTCTTCTAGTCGGGAGGGTCTCACTGTGACTGCAATTAAGTTTTTGACGACGGTGAGTACAAGTTTTCATCATACATTGTTTGCAAGGGATGATATTTTGCAGCAGATTTGTCAGAGTATAGTGATTCCTAATGTGATGCTAAGGGATGAAGATGAGGAGCTTTTTGAGATGAATTACATCGAGTTCATCAGAAGAGATATGGAAGGCAGTGACTTGGAAACTAGGAGGAGGATCGCTTGTGAACTCCTCAAGGGAATTGCTTTGAACTATAAGGAGAGGGTTGCTGAAAAGGTTTCTGCTCAGATACAGAGTCTTCTAGCCTCATTTTCACAGAACCCGGCCGTTAACTGGAAGCACAAAGATTGCGCTATTTATTTGGTTGTGTCCCTTGCCACAAAGAAAGCTAGTGGCACCTCGATTTCCACCGACCTTGTTGATGTTGAGAGCTTCTTTGGGTCTGTTATTGTTCCAGAGCTGCGAAGTCAAGATGTTGATGGATTTCCGATGTTGAAAGCTGGTTCATTAAAATTCTTCACTATGTTCAGGAACCAGATCCCAAAAGCTGTTGCAGTCTCACTGCTTCCTGATGTTGTCCGCTTCCTGGTCTCTGAGTCAAATGTGGTTCATTCATATGCCGCCAGCTGCATTGAGAAACTCCTGCTAGTTAAGGATGAAGGTGGGAGGGCTAGATATTCTGCTGAAGATATTAGCCCATTTCTGCTAGCATTAATGACCAATCTTTTTGGTGCCTTGCAAAAGCCAGAATCTGAGGAGAACCATTATGTGATGAGGTGCATTGTGAGGGTTCTTGGAGTTGCTAATATTTCACATGAGGTTGCTTTACCTTGCATCAATGGTCTGGCAACTGTTCTAAAGAGAGTTTGTGAAAACCCAAAAAACCCTGACTTTAATCATCATCTTTTTGATTCGGTGGCTCTTTTAATTAGGAGGGCTTGTGAGCAAGACCCATCTATAATTTCTGCTTTTGAAACAAGCTTACTGCCCATCCTACAGGTGATCTTATCCAGAGATATTACTGAGTTCTTCCCTTATGCGTTCCAGCTATTAGCTCAGCTTGTGGACTTCAACCGATCTCCTTTACCAGCGAATTATATGGACATTTTTGCAATACTTCTTCTTCCAGATTCATGGAAAAAGTCTGCAAATGTACCTTCTCTTGTTCGCTTGCTCCAGGCTTTCCTCCGGAAGGCTCCACATGAGCTAAATCAGCAGGGGCGTCTATCCAATATCCTTGGAATATTTGAGAATTTAGTTTCATCTCGGAGTACTGCTGAACAAGGATTTTATGTGCTCAATACTGTGATTGAAAATCTTGGTTATGATGTTGTCTCTGCCTACATTAGCCATATATGGTTTACCCTGTTTCAGCGGctgcaaaacaacaaaacaataaagatgGTCAAGTCTCTTATTATATTCATGGCAATTTTTCTGGTGAAGCATGGTCCTGAGAAACTTGTTGGCTCGATGAATGCCGTGCAGCCTGATGttttcttccaaattttgGAGAAAGTTTGGATACCTGACCTCAAGTCAATCACAGGTTCAATGGAGCTGAAGTTAACTTCAGTAGCTTCAACTAGGATCTTATGCGAGTCTCTGTCACCATCACATTCAGAACGTTGGGGAAAAATGCTTGACAGCATTGTTACTCTCCTTTCACGTCCCGAGGAGGACAGAGTGGAAGAGGAGCCTGAGGAACTAGATTTTAGTGAAACTATTGGTTCTAATGCTGCACGTTTCCAGTTGCGCAATGCTGGGAGAAAAGATGAGGATCCTTTGCCAGACATCAAAGATCCAAAGCAATTTTTGGTTGCATCTTTGGCAAATTTTTCTGCTCGCTCCCCTGGAACATTGCCTCAGATCATTGCAGGAAATCTTGATTCAGCTAATCAAGCTGCTTTACTTCAACTTTGCAGCTCCTACAATCTCACCATAGTTTAA
- the LOC125207690 gene encoding transcription factor MTB1-like, which translates to MGVVGWSNEEKAMAAAVLGTKAFDYLMSSSVSAECSLMAMGNDGNLQNKLADLVERPNSSNFCWNYAIFWQLSRSKSGDLVLGWGDGCCREPREDEESEVTRILKMRLEDESQQTMRKRVLQRLHTLFGGGDEENYAFGLDKVTDTEMFFLASMYFSFPRGEGGPGRCFGSSKHVWLSDALKSSVDYCVRSFLAKTAGMQTMVLIPTDVGVVELGSVRCIPESMELIKVVGSSFSSFSSLLRSKQAAAAAVPSVTNKKHMKGPIPNLAIGNRPEIVPKIFGQELNSSHVQFRGNVSNRKPEMQVRAWDSSGNRNKLPFANNRNGFHGATWTQYSNVKLGNAVEVYSPQTPAKKRAEIVNGNREEFMINNFQHQKPAQMQIDFTGATSRPLTSHPQSLESEVSDVEASCKEEAAGLLEDKRPRKRGRKPANGREEPLNHVEAERQRREKLNQRFYALRAVVPNISKMDKASLLGDAIAYITELQKKLNDMEFERERLGSISREASVSEVNSNRETQDLLASSINIEAGREEVTVRVSCPLNAHPASRVIQAINDAQSTIVDAKMATVSERVFHTFIVKSNGSEQLTKEKLVEAFSRRSSSPHQLSLG; encoded by the coding sequence ATGGGGGTTGTTGGTTGGAGTAATGAGGAAAAGGCGATGGCAGCGGCAGTTTTGGGAACTAAGGCTTTTGATTACTTGATGTCGAGCTCAGTTTCTGCTGAGTGCTCATTAATGGCGATGGGGAATGATGGCAATTTGCAGAATAAGCTTGCAGATCTTGTTGAGCGCCCAAATTCTTCCAATTTTTGTTGGAACTATGCAATTTTCTGGCAGCTCTCTAGGTCCAAGTCTGGGGACTTGGTGTTAGGATGGGGCGATGGGTGTTGTCGAGAGCCTCGTGAGGATGAGGAATCTGAGGTCACTCGAATTCTCAAAATGAGACTCGAGGATGAATCTCAGCAGACAATGAGGAAAAGGGTTCTCCAAAGGCTGCATACTTTGTTTGGAGGAGGTGATGAGGAGAATTACGCGTTTGGATTGGATAAGGTAACTGACACTGAGATGTTCTTCCTAGCATCAATGTATTTTTCCTTCCCTAGGGGTGAAGGAGGCCCTGGGAGGTGTTTTGGATCCAGCAAACATGTCTGGTTGTCGGATGCATTGAAGTCATCGGTTGATTATTGTGTTAGGTCATTCCTTGCAAAGACGGCTGGCATGCAAACTATGGTTTTGATCCCAACTGATGTTGGGGTGGTTGAATTAGGGTCTGTCAGATGTATCCCGGAAAGTATGGAGCTAATCAAGGTGGTGGGATCTTCCTTTTCGTCGTTTTCTTCACTCCTCAGGTCCAAGCAAGCTGCAGCTGCAGCTGTGCCGTCAGTAACGAATAAAAAACATATGAAGGGCCCCATTCCTAACTTGGCTATTGGTAACCGACCAGAAATTGTTCCCAAGATTTTCGGGCAGGAATTAAATTCAAGTCATGTGCAATTTAGGGGAAATGTTTCCAATAGGAAACCAGAAATGCAAGTAAGGGCCTGGGACTCAAGTGGAAACAGGAACAAGCTACCATTTGCCAACAACCGCAATGGTTTTCATGGTGCTACCTGGACACAGTATAGTAATGTTAAGCTAGGGAATGCAGTAGAGGTTTACAGTCCTCAGACTCCAGCCAAAAAGCGTGCTGAGATTGTCAACGGGAATAGAGAAGAGTTcatgattaataattttcaGCATCAAAAGCCAGCTCAAATGCAGATAGATTTTACTGGAGCAACCTCAAGGCCTTTAACCTCACATCCACAAAGTCTCGAGTCTGAGGTTTCAGATGTTGAGGCTTCGTGCAAGGAAGAGGCTGCAGGCCTATTAGAAGACAAGCGGCCGAGGAAGCGTGGTAGGAAGCCTGCCAATGGAAGAGAAGAACCCCTCAATCATGTAGAGGCAGAAAGACAGCGAAGAGAGAAGCTGAACCAGCGCTTCTACGCTCTACGAGCTGTTGTGCCGAATATCTCTAAGATGGACAAAGCTTCCCTACTTGGAGATGCTATTGCTTACATAACTGAACTGCAGAAGAAGCTGAATGACATGGagtttgagagagaaagactTGGCAGCATATCAAGAGAAGCATCGGTTTCAGAAGTTAATTCTAATAGAGAAACACAAGACCTGCTGGCTTCGAGCATCAACATCGAAGCTGGCCGTGAAGAAGTCACCGTTAGGGTTAGCTGCCCGTTGAATGCCCATCCAGCATCAAGAGTCATCCAAGCAATCAATGATGCACAGTCAACTATCGTCGATGCAAAAATGGCTACAGTGAGTGAGCGAGTGTTCCACACATTCATTGTCAAATCCAATGGATCCGAACAGCTAACTAAGGAGAAGCTGGTTGAAGCGTTTTCCCGTAGATCCAGCTCTCCCCATCAGTTATCTCTCGGGTAG
- the LOC125207440 gene encoding UV-stimulated scaffold protein A homolog translates to MADEREKAAALIERAVDSTAAEVDPRLLKAIKFVVRNSDSELRCASQTLMSLMKRNHSQVRYLALFIVDELFMRSKLFRSLLVENLDLFLSLSIGFRRNHPLPPPASIASLLRSKAIEFLEKWNDSFGIHYRQLRLGYDYLKNTLRFQFPNLQANAARIQQERREREMRTRDILLKKFESLKENFSSIKEEIQANIDEIDECLGILRMKDDGMQFDPVDNEEMEEFYNSELHQIRLDSLREAEKVQVDSENEVVIDALRESYKVLVTKHLAAVQEWISVLIRVEVADLSFRDSALKNLIDIRNLIQSTKRECEESGCELRKIANAEEEVIWEEGTVEQFDKGGAGPSCSKTPEAPSTSTANSTRDVKRAKKISNVTEKRNARSSVSNKDPVRSELLAEAPVLNWGSFLDRWGPNEDVMANQRGLDVEGHWGRVDQDAVIPAEKIAELSMRASVYEEKPLEIQPCRAPLKNGALCQRKDLRVCPFHGPIIPRDDEGNSIKESSSTEEAVDQNQPEESSPNADSNVVHQLLKQAVQNVRERDKEDAKKREVDKRALKRAKLAEVREHNEAMLRDAAIASTSRSYYVGEDREISNGSRTSSRRKKQTLASMLKKKETSKDRLAQRLLNTNARDATIRQLTTAEEANYREAFPNQW, encoded by the exons ATGGCGGATGAGAGGGAGAAGGCGGCGGCGTTGATAGAGAGAGCCGTTGACTCTacggcggcggaggtggaTCCGCGCCTCCTCAAGGCGATCAAATTCGTGGTGCGTAATTCCGATTCGGAGCTCCGTTGCGCCTCCCAAACCCTAATGTCTCTTATGAAGCGCAACCATTCTCAG GTACGGTATCTTGCACTTTTCATAGTGGATGAGCTTTTCATGCGCTCAAAGCTTTTCAGAAGTCTTCTTGTTGAGAACCTGGATCTATTCCTTAGCTTAAGTATTGGTTTTAGAAGAAATCATCCACTTCCTCCTCCTGCCTCTATTGCATCTCTTCTTCGATCGAAGGCAATCGAGTTCTTAGAGAAGTGGAATGATTCGTTTGGAATTCATTATCGACAACTCAGATTAGGTTACGACTATCTCAAGAATACCCTTCGTTTCCAGTTTCCTAACCTTCAGGCTAATGCAGCCCGCATACAacaagagagaagggagagggAAATGAGAACAAGAGATATCTTACTGAAGAAATTTGAATCATTGAAAGAAAATTTCTCATCAATAAAAGAGGAGATACAGGCCaatattgatgaaattgaCGAGTGTCTAGGAATTCTTAGGATGAAGGATGATGGCATGCAGTTTGATCCTGTAGATAATGAAGAAATGGAAGAGTTCTATAACTCCGAGCTGCATCAGATCCGTCTTGATTCTTTGAGAGAGGCGGAAAAAGTCCAAGTGGACAGTGAAAATGAAGTTGTTATTGATGCTCTGAGGGAATCTTACAAGGTTCTAGTCACTAAGCATCTCGCTGCAGTTCAGGAGTGGATTTCTGTTCTTATAAGAGTGGAAGTGGCCGATCTAAGTTTCAGGGATTCTGCTTTGAAAAATCTCATAGATATAAGAAATCTCATTCAATCAACAAAAAGAGAATGTGAAGAATCCGGATGTGAGCTTCGTAAAATTGCAAATGCTGAAGAAGAAGTTATTTGGGAAGAAGGCACTGTCGAACAATTTGACAAAGGAGGGGCAGGTCCAAGCTGTTCTAAAACTCCCGAAGCACCCAGTACATCAACAGCTAATAGTACAAGAGATGTAAAACGagctaaaaaaatttcaaatgtaACTGAGAAAAGAAATGCTCGGAGTAGTGTAAGTAACAAAGATCCTGTACGAAGTGAGCTTTTGGCTGAAGCTCCAGTTCTTAACTGGGGATCTTTCTTGGACCGCTGGGGACCAAACGAGGATGTTATGGCTAACCAAAGGGGACTGGATGTTGAAGGTCACTGGGGTAGGGTCGACCAGGATGCAGTTATACCGGCCGAGAAAATTGCAGAACTGAGCATGCGGGCATCTGTGTACGAAGAAAAGCCTCTTGAAATCCAACCGTGTAGAGCTCCTTTGAAGAATGGTGCACTTTGTCAAAGAAAAGATTTGAGAGTTTGCCCATTTCATGGGCCCATCATCCCTAGAGACGATGAGGGAAATTCAATTAAGGAGAGCTCCTCAACAGAAGAGGCAGTCGACCAAAACCAACCAGAAGAATCCAGTCCAAATGCTGACAGTAATGTGGTGCACCAGCTATTAAAGCAAGCTGTACAGAATGTTAGGGAGAGAGACAAAGAAGATGCaaaaaagagagaagtagACAAGCGGGCCTTAAAGAGAGCAAAGCTTGCAGAAGTTCGGGAACACAACGAAGCTATGCTGCGAGATGCAGCAATTGCTTCAACTTCAAGATCATATTATGTAGGTGAAGACAGGGAAATAAGTAATGGATCCAGAACTTCTAGtagaagaaagaaacaaaCGCTGGCATCAAtgctgaaaaagaaagaaacttCTAAAGACAGATTGGCTCAGAGGTTACTGAACACTAATGCAAGAGATGCTACTATCCGACAGTTGACAACCGCTGAAGAGGCAAACTACCGGGAAGCATTTCCAAACCAATGGTAG
- the LOC125208094 gene encoding uncharacterized protein LOC125208094: protein MGEESSNAAQIEETVLQILKASELETVTEFGVRSAAAELLGFDLSGLDHRLLVRQLVDSFLLSTAAEILRTNSFNRIPDGSGSDKRAVRHVQQRRKDVDAVSGANYDGKIICKLSDKRRVTVHDIMGATVISIRDFYVQNGNLLPVRGGSSGISLTSSQWSSFRNSVPSVEEAIVRMQSRLSESGAVTSQSEADMTNQFTEFASEKSQTAIGVSNLASAIHLPGKRKRHQSEPDMRSSASDPAEKGPARTAISNLVSNVRPHNNRKQSEVDTSDALIASISQEHILAEKAQEAPGTCGTTSTSSYQEQIPACRTEVASQNSTLVPPLPNQLDSTAALSPNDGVSRRHSHHTSIAIPPEQLIPIQPVRFDGRNYYSWKIQMEMFLTQLSIAYVLSEQCPDISLNPEASFEEMVGAKAAVQRWITDDYLCRNNILNSLCDSLFQLYSQKSSSAGELWEELKAVYNEDFGNQRSQINKYINFQMVDGVSIFDQIQELHKIVDSIIASGTWVDEYFHISVIVSKLPPSWKELRLKLMQEEFLTLNMLMHRLRVEADSHSFFNKEANSKKGRHVTEPKIDQRHRMKKDENKRACFTCGKEGHISKYCPDRKFEPGDKSKGKENGFLSSCSGTKMDAADKRACFICGKDGHVSTNCRNRKLEPCAKSSGEVNGSLSPPTGSKMDDAAKPKWLMLPFLESVAILYKTYSTSVQLVNLPALNFVISVGIKHAVRILEI, encoded by the exons ATGGGAGAAGAAAGCTCAAACGCTGCTCAAATCGAAGAGACGGTTCTACAAATTCTTAAAGCGTCGGAGTTGGAGACGGTCACTGAGTTCGGCGTGCGTTCCGCCGCCGCTGAGCTGCTAGGCTTCGACCTCTCCGGTTTAGACCACCGCCTGCTCGTTAGGCAGCTGGTCGATTCCTTCCTGCTATCCACGGCAGCGGAGATTCTTCGGACCAATTCATTCAATAGGATTCCTGACGGCAGTGGCAGCGATAAACGCGCTGTTCGTCACGTCCAGCAGCGGCGGAAGGATGTTGATGCTGTATCGGGAGCGAATTACGATGGAAAGATTATCTGTAAG TTATCAGACAAGAGGAGGGTAACAGTTCATGACATTATGGGGGCAACTGTGATCTCAATACGTGATTTCTATGTACAAAATGGAAATTTGCTTCCTGTAAGAG GTGGAAGCTCGGGAATAAGCTTGACATCTTCGCAATGGTCATCATTCAGAAATAGTGTTCCTTCAGTAGAGGAGGCCATTGTTAGAATGCAATCGCGGTTGAG TGAGTCTGGAGCTGTTACAAGTCAAAGTGAAGCAGACATGACAAATCAATTTACCGAGTTTGCTAGTGAGAAAAGCCAAACTGCAATAGGTGTTTCTAATTTGGCAAGTGCTATTCACCTTCCTGGCAAGAGGAAACGGCATCAAAGTGAACCAGACATGAGAAGTTCAGCATCAGACCCTGCTGAAAAAGGTCCAGCACGGACGGCAATTTCTAATTTGGTAAGCAACGTTCGACCTCATAACAACAGAAAACAGAGTGAGGTTGATACATCTGATGCATTAATTGCCTCCATCTCTCAAGAGCATATTCTTGCGGAGAAAGCGCAAGAAGCACCAGGTACTTGTGGAACAACTTCTACTTCCAGCTATCAAGAACAGATTCCTGCCTGTAGAACTGAAGTGGCCTCTCAAAACTCTACTCTGGTGCCTCCACTTCCTAATCAACTTGATAGCACTGCTGCACTTTCTCCAAATGATGGTGTTAGTCGAAGGCACTCACATCATACATCTATTGCAATTCCTCCTGAACAACTGATCCCTATACAGCCTGTTCGTTTTGATGGAAGAAATTACTATTCCTGGAAGATTCAAATGGAGATGTTCCTAACTCAGTTGAGCATAGCATATGTGCTTTCTGAGCAATGCCCCGACATATCTTTGAATCCAGAAGCTAGTTTTGAAGAGATGGTCGGAGCCAAGGCTGCCGTGCAAAGGTGGATTACTGATGATTATTTGTGCCGCAATAATATATTGAATTCTTTATGTGACAGtctttttcaattatactcACAAAAAAGCTCATCAGCTGGTGAGCTCTGGGAGGAACTTAAAGCAGTGTACAATGAAGATTTTGGAAACCAAAGGTCacaaatcaacaaatatattaattttcaaatggTTGATGGGGTATCAATTTTTGATCAGATCCAAGAACTGCACAAAATTGTTGATTCCATTATTGCTTCTGGAACATGGGTCGATGAATACTTCCATATAAGTGTTATAGTCAGCAAGCTCCCACCTTCATGGAAGGAACTCCGCCTTAAACTGATGCAAGAGGAGTTTTTAACTCTTAATATGCTGATGCATCGGCTTCGGGTCGAAGCAGATTCTCACAGCTTCTTCAACAAAGAAGCAAACTCTAAGAAGGGTCGTCATGTTACAGAGCCGAAGATTGACCAGAGACATAGAatgaagaaagatgaaaaCAAAAGAGCATGCTTTACTTGTGGCAAGGAGGGGCACATCAGTAAGTACTGTCCTGATAGGAAGTTTGAACCCGGCGATAAGAGCAAGGGCAAGGAGAACGGATTCCTCTCCTCATGTTCAGGCACCAAAATGGATGCTGCAGATAAAAGAGCTTGCTTTATATGTGGCAAGGATGGGCACGTTAGCACAAACTGTCGAAATAGGAAGTTAGAACCTTGTGCTAAGAGCAGCGGTGAGGTAAACGGATCTCTGTCTCCTCCAACAGGCTCCAAAATGGATGATGCAGCAAAACCAAA GTGGCTGATGCTTCCCTTTCTGGAATCGGTTGCAATTTTGTACAAGACATATAGTACTTCTGTGCA ATTGGTGAATCTGCCTGCCCTAAATTTTGTAATCTCAGTTGGCATCAAACATGCTGTCCGAATACtggaaatataa
- the LOC125206078 gene encoding E3 ubiquitin-protein ligase SINAT5-like, with the protein MESSIECVTDGLMDEDEISSQFSSSKPSHTNINTNNLNGMVINPATSVHELLECPVCTNSMYPPIHQCHNGHTICSTCKVRVHNKCPTCRHELGDIRCLALEKVAESLELPCKYSTLGCPEIFPYYSKLKHEAACNFRPYTCPYAGSECSVGGDIPYLVAHLRDDHKVDMHSGCTFNHRYVKSNPRDVENATWMLTVFHCFGQYFCLHFEAFQLGMAPVYMAFLRFMGDEMDARNYSYSLEVGGNGRKLIWEGTPRSIRDSHRKVRDSHDGLIIQRNMALFFSGGDRKELKLRVTGRIWKEQQNPDGGACIPNFCS; encoded by the exons ATGGAATCCAGCATTGAATGCGTAACTGATGGGTTGATGGATGAAGACGAGATCTCTTCTCAGTTTTCGTCTTCGAAGCCATCTCACACTAATATCAACACCAATAATCTGAATGGGATGGTTATCAATCCCGCTACGAGTGTTCACGAGCTTCTTGAATGCCCTGTTTGCACCAATTCTATGTACCCTCCAATTCATCag TGTCACAACGGTCATACCATTTGTTCGACATGTAAAGTAAGGGTCCATAATAAATGTCCGACTTGTAGGCACGAGCTTGGTGATATAAGATGTTTAGCACTAGAAAAAGTTGCTGAATCACTTGAACTTCCTTGCAAGTATTCCACCCTTGGATGCCCTGAGATCTTTCCTTATTATAGTAAGTTGAAACACGAAGCTGCCTGTAATTTTAGGCCTTACACCTGTCCCTATGCTGGATCAGAGTGCTCCGTGGGTGGGGATATTCCATACCTAGTTGCTCACTTACGAGATGATCACAAAGTGGATATGCATTCTGGATGCACATTCAATCATCGCTATGTTAAATCAAATCCCCGGGATGTAGAGAATGCTACATGGATGCTGACT GTATTCCATTGTTTTGGCCAGTATTTTTGCCTACATTTCGAAGCTTTCCAACTGGGTATGGCTCCTGTGTACATGGCCTTTCTTCGGTTCATGGGAGACGAGATGGATGCCCGGAACTACAGCTACAGTTTGGAGGTTGGGGGAAATGGTCGGAAGCTTATCTGGGAGGGCACCCCTCGGAGCATCAGAGATAGTCATCGGAAGGTCAGGGACAGCCATGACGGCCTTATCATACAACGGAATATGGCGCTCTTTTTCTCAGGAGGAGACAGGAAAGAGCTTAAGCTTCGTGTAACAGGACGAATATGGAAGGAACAACAGAACCCAGATGGTGGAGCTTGCATACCCAATTTCTGCAGCTAA